A stretch of Rhododendron vialii isolate Sample 1 chromosome 4a, ASM3025357v1 DNA encodes these proteins:
- the LOC131322767 gene encoding uncharacterized protein LOC131322767, which produces MGQKKKSASLFIRLVSAAGTGFFYVKRKNPKRIQTKLEFRKYDPRVNRHVLFTEAKMK; this is translated from the coding sequence ATGGGCCAGAAGAAGAAGTCAGCTTCGCTTTTCATCAGGCTTGTTTCTGCTGCTGGGACTGGATTCTTTTATGTGAAGAGGAAGAACCCCAAGCGGATCCAGACAAAGCTTGAGTTCCGGAAGTACGACCCGCGGGTGAATCGCCATGTTCTGTTTACCGAGGCAAAGATGAAGTGA